From one Triticum urartu cultivar G1812 chromosome 3, Tu2.1, whole genome shotgun sequence genomic stretch:
- the LOC125545779 gene encoding protein ESSENTIAL FOR POTEXVIRUS ACCUMULATION 1-like isoform X2, with the protein MAERKLDRFAALGKDVLSLGIEEDRSTAAAMGFVDDPKDQQHLENSIPLSPQWLYAKPSDAKISAPHGSLLEPSEKDVRMLEGSGAKKERRRNAFDAGWLDEERETSLLGRRDHKKEVDREVENRKNDRRSDNVSARDNNDSRAAPTSGRWDDGSTRNSGNEGRRDGKWSLRWGPDDKEKDSKPEKKMDAEKDEPHGEKQTLPVRLLPESDSRDKWRPRHRQETQNSGTATYRAAPGFGLEKGRVKESNVGFAPGRGRANPNSVPSFSRPSSAGPIGAPPVYGRRAATAGAFRYPRGKLLDIYRQQKVVQSFEDGRRMLEEVPPITLSTSVKPLAFVTPDNNEEVVLEDIRKGRVTSSEATNTTALQKERNKDLEAFGIDANKDKSAEAFSGLSHEGSAALISEKDAFYNEGMFAGGITGPPKKPTEENAPSHPHGLSGIREETKFNEVKPSADIDPSTKLPDDSNAQLNVNVDYPTGQASYTETKAGGQDSYPEELTLYYLDPQGGVQGPFMGTDIVSWYEDGYFGLELPVRLAQAPDDAPFRPLSDLMPYLGHKPQSLPPVSHGGSAESPDSVHNNFEDALPTSGSFGKSDQTSKADSGNYAANPTRGDQEALVQSRTGWFPSVEAQKTEANPDIRQQRIPETVSQDAEEVLYTGRPTSGMGQSRPDFDNDRADFQLTSLDSRSGVGEANLPKQDAPRENELSPLGLLWSELEGMHPKQPLSSNVLGVNERRNPKPTAPKDIPPANIRHGPLSRMNEAPVVRDEWPANLGRLDSINDANMSGLISQVEPELGHLNYEEQMLLTQIRREQLQQEQMMGRNNLEFPGQFAGQVFDSLHQHRQSINPPAPEVEHLLRVQFELEHQQRRQQLQQEQHRQQLQQEQHQRQLQQEQHQRQLQQRQAQLLQQQQQQQQQLILEQMLQQQLQSSNFGQANMVDQVLLREQLLNDLHHQPHHFQRQHDAAIEQLIQAKFGHGHHREQHNDMLDVLSRSNQRQALPLEQQILLGLHHDQLQTQQLANAIRQHAGREEERHLSGGWPMDDPSQFIRTGTSPNQSHASRLGQFDLLQSLQRSSSVEHHDHLDRSLSMHERLHRGGQGIHSLERSGSLPGGAPLPNPDVVNALARHHGLGQMETHGDLYSAGQMPMHASGVHPQQHRLQEQLSGSHMGRLERNWSDANGQLQNSLMEASRINQLQIEAEKQRRNVEMNLPIDNPHAWASLMNNERNPEAELSDMIHQKLVLQAQQSRGFPDVPAPASFGQRSHFSKMGHLGQDGPTTLDILPNNIEMNRKLGLRSSSATMLDMQRGEFPDVMGGSASTNQLVGNANDVARRKRQGSSANLAVEDTDFSEAVSNWVDTGIPKGSSHSLLKRTANPHAATSQAASTDLSSAIRSKKAGHASSASSDEHKMESGVTSAAHAVEATASANKEAGSFGIPPSSNQDASGPSFSEMLKSTKKPPLQYDASESADGGPGGKGTKKKAKKGKQIDPSLLGFKVHSNRILMGEIHRPDD; encoded by the exons ATGGCCGAGAGGAAGCTGGATCGATTCGCGGCGCTCGGGAAAG ATGTCCTCTCGCTCGGGATCGAGGAGGATAggtccaccgccgccgccatgggTTTCGTCGACGATCCCAAAG ATCAGCAGCACCTGGAGAACAGCATTCCTCTGTCCCCTCAGTGGCTTTATGCCAAACCAAGCGATGCCAAG ATTTCAGCGCCTCATGGGTCCTTGCTTGAACCTTCTGAGAAAGATGTGAGGATGCTTGAAGGTTCTGGGGCCAAGAAAGAGCGCCGTCGGAATGCATTTGATGCTGGCTGGCTTGATGAGGAGAGGGAGACGAGCTTACTTGGGAGGAGGGATCACAAGAAGGAAGTGGACCGGGAGGTGGAGAACCGTAAAAACGATCGCCGATCTGACAATGTTTCTGCAAGGGACAACAATGATTCGCGGGCAGCTCCAACATCTGGAAGGTGGGATGATGGCTCCACCCGAAACTCAGGGAATGAAGGTAGGCGTGATGGAAAATGGTCATTAAGATGGGGACCTGACGACAAGGAGAAGGACTCCAAACCAGAAAAGAAGATGGATGCAGAAAAGGATGAACCTCATGGTGAGAAACAGACACTTCCTGTAAGGCTGCTGCCTGAGTCAGACTCCCGTGATAAATGGAGACCTCGTCACCGGCAGGAGACTCAGAACAGTGGTACAGCGACATACCGTGCTGCTCCAGGATTTGGATTGGAGAAAGGACGTGTGAAGGAATCGAATGTTGGTTTTGCCCCTGGAAGAGGCAGGGCAAACCCCAACTCAGTTCCATCCTTCAGCCGTCCATCATCTGCTGGGCCAATTGGTGCTCCACCTGTGTATGGGAGGCGTGCGGCAACTGCTGGTGCTTTTCGCTACCCAAGGGGTAAACTTCTTGACATATACAGGCAACAAAAGGTTGTGCAGTCATTTGAAGATGGCCGACGGATGCTGGAAGAAGTTCCTCCGATAACACTCTCTACTTCTGTTAAGCCACTAGCCTTTGTCACCCCTGATAACAATGAAGAG GTTGTTTTGGAAGATATTAGGAAAGGCAGGGTCACCAGCAGTGAAGCGACGAATACAACTGCACTCCAAAAGGAGAGAAACAAAGATCTTGAAG CTTTTGGTATTGATGCCAACAAGGATAAAAGCGCTGAAGCATTTAGCGGGTTAAGTCATGAAGGATCTGCTGCCTTAATATCAGAGAAGGATGCTTTTTACAATGAAGGGATGTTCGCAGGTGGTATTACAGGCCCACCAAAGAAGCCTACCGAGGAAAATGCTCCCAGTCATCCACATGGACTTTCTGGCATCAGGGAAGAGACAAAGTTTAATGAGGTCAAGCCAAGTGCTGATATCGATCCTAGCACTAAGTTACCTGATGATTCAAATGCTCAGTTGAATGTAAATGTTGACTATCCTACTGGCCAGGCTAGTTACACTGAAACAAAAGCTGGTGGCCAGGATAGTTACCCAGAGGAGTTGACCCTATACTATCTGGATCCCCAAGGAGGTGTGCAGGGTCCATTTATGGGTACTGATATAGTCTCCTGGTATGAAGATGGATATTTTGGATTGGAGCTACCTGTGCGTCTAGCTCAGGCTCCAGATGATGCTCCTTTTCGCCCACTTTCCGACCTCATGCCGTACCTTGGACATAAGCCCCAATCTCTCCCACCTGTATCCCATGGTGGAAGTGCTGAATCTCCGGATTCTGTACATAACAATTTTGAAGATGCGCTTCCTACTTCTGGTTCTTTTGGGAAGAGTGATCAGACATCTAAGGCAGACTCTGGAAATTATGCAGCCAATCCTACAAGAGGTGACCAGGAAGCTCTGGTACAATCCCGTACTGGTTGGTTCCCCTCAGTTGAAGCACAAAAGACTGAAGCAAACCCAGATATTCGTCAGCAGCGCATTCCTGAAACTGTGAGTCAGGATGCTGAAG AAGTGTTGTACACCGGGAGGCCTACCAGTGGCATGGGTCAATCTCGACCAGATTTTGATAATGACCGTGCAGATTTCCAATTGACATCATTGGATTCCCGTTCTGGGGTGGGGGAAGCTAATTTGCCCAAGCAGGATGCCCCTAGAGAGAATGAACTCAGCCCTCTTGGTTTGCTTTGGTCTGAGCTGGAAGGGATGCATCCAAAGCAGCCTCTCTCATCAAATGTGCTTGGTGTAAATGAGCGGAGAAATCCCAAGCCGACAGCTCCCAAGGACATTCCACCTGCAAATATCAGGCATGGGCCACTTAGCCGGATGAATGAAGCCCCTGTTGTGCGTGATGAGTGGCCTGCTAACCTTGGACGGCTGGACAGCATCAATGATGCAAACATGTCGGGGCTAATTTCCCAGGTTGAACCTGAGCTAGGTCATCTGAATTATGAGGAGCAAATGCTACTTACACAGATTCGAAGGGAGCAACTGCAGCAGGAACAAATGATGGGTCGTAACAATCTGGAATTTCCTGGACAATTTGCAGGGCAGGTATTTGATTCATTGCATCAACACAGACAGTCCATCAATCCACCGGCTCCTGAGGTGGAGCACCTTTTGAGAGTCCAGTTTGAACTTGAACACCAGCAGCGACGCCAACAGCTTCAGCAGGAGCAGCACCGCCAGCAGCTTCAGCAAGAGCAGCACCAGAGGCAGCTTCAGCAGGAGCAACACCAAAGGCAGCTTCAGCAGCGCCAAGCCCAGCTGCTgcaacagcaacagcagcaacaacagcagcTGATTCTTGAACAAATGTTGCAGCAGCAGTTGCAGAGTTCAAACTTCGGACAAGCTAACATGGTCGATCAAGTGTTACTCCGGGAACAGTTATTGAATGACTTGCATCATCAACCCCATCATTTTCAAAGGCAGCATGATGCAGCTATTGAACAACTCATTCAAGCAAAATTTGGGCATGGCCATCATAGGGAGCAACACAATGATATGCTAGATGTTCTCTCACGTTCAAACCAGAGGCAGGCGCTTCCTTTGGAGCAGCAAATTCTTTTAGGGCTGCACCATGATCAGCTCCAAACACAACAATTGGCCAATGCTATAAGACAACATGCGGGCAGGGAGGAAGAACGGCATTTAAGTGGGGGCTGGCCAATGGATGATCCTAGCCAATTTATCCGCACAGGAACTAGTCCAAATCAAAGCCATGCCTCCAGACTTGGTCAATTCGATCTTCTGCAGTCCCTTCAGAGGTCGTCATCTGTGGAGCATCATGACCATCTCGACCGAAGCCTATCTATGCATGAACGATTGCATAGGGGAGGTCAAGGTATTCACTCCCTTGAGCGGTCTGGCTCTTTGCCTGGTGGTGCTCCTTTACCAAATCCTGATGTTGTAAATGCCCTAGCACGTCATCATGGCCTCGGTCAGATGGAAACACATGGTGATCTATATTCTGCAGGCCAGATGCCTATGCATGCCTCAGGGGTTCATCCCCAGCAACACAGGCTGCAGGAGCAGCTGTCAGGTTCTCACATGGGAAGGCTGGAAAGGAACTGGTCAGATGCCAATGGGCAATTGCAAAATAGCCTGATGGAAGCTTCACGCATCAACCAGTTGCAAATTGAAGCAGAGAAGCAGAGGAGGAATGTGGAAATGAACCTTCCCATTGACAACCCACATGCATGGGCATCCCTTATGAACAATGAGAGGAACCCAGAAGCTGAATTGAGTGATATGATTCATCAAAAACTGGTTCTTCAAGCACAGCAATCTCGTGGTTTCCCTGATGTTCCGGCGCCGGCATCATTTGGAC AAAGGTCACATTTCTCAAAAATGGGGCACTTGGGACAGGATGGACCAACTACTCTAGATATTTTACCGAACAATATTGAGATGAACCGGAAACTCGGCCTCAGATCAAGCTCTGCGACAATGCTTGATATGCAAAGGGGAGAATTCCCAGATGTGATGGGTGGCAGTGCATCAACTAATCAATTGGTTGGGAATGCCAATGATGTAGCCAGGAGGAAAAGGCAGGGTTCTAGTGCAAACTTGGCAGTGGAGGACACTGATTTTTCTGAAGCGGTCAGCAACTG GGTTGATACTGGCATCCCAAAGGGAAGCTCCCATTCCCTGCTAAAGCGCACAGCAAACCCACACGCTGCTACCTCGCAGGCAGCGTCAACGGATCTGTCTTCAGCCATTAGGTCCAAGAAGGCAGGCCATGCTTCTTCTGCATCTTCTGATG AGCATAAGATGGAATCTGGAGTCACCTCAGCAGCCCATGCCGTTGAAGCCACTGCTTCAGCCAACAAAGAGGCAGGGTCGTTCGGCATCCCACCTAGCAGCAATCAGGACGCCTCTGGTCCTTCGTTCAGTGAGATGCTCAAGAGCACAAAGAAGCCCCCCTTGCAGTATGACGCCTCTGAATCCGCCGACGGCGGCCCTGGCGGCAAGGGCACAAAGAAGAAAGCAAAGAAAGGAAAGCAGATCGACCCTTCGCTTCTCGGGTTCAAGGTCCACAGCAACCGCATCTTGATGGGCGAGATCCACCGCCCTGACGACTAA
- the LOC125545779 gene encoding protein ESSENTIAL FOR POTEXVIRUS ACCUMULATION 1-like isoform X1, with the protein MAERKLDRFAALGKDVLSLGIEEDRSTAAAMGFVDDPKDQQHLENSIPLSPQWLYAKPSDAKISAPHGSLLEPSEKDVRMLEGSGAKKERRRNAFDAGWLDEERETSLLGRRDHKKEVDREVENRKNDRRSDNVSARDNNDSRAAPTSGRWDDGSTRNSGNEGRRDGKWSLRWGPDDKEKDSKPEKKMDAEKDEPHGEKQTLPVRLLPESDSRDKWRPRHRQETQNSGTATYRAAPGFGLEKGRVKESNVGFAPGRGRANPNSVPSFSRPSSAGPIGAPPVYGRRAATAGAFRYPRGKLLDIYRQQKVVQSFEDGRRMLEEVPPITLSTSVKPLAFVTPDNNEEVVLEDIRKGRVTSSEATNTTALQKERNKDLEAFGIDANKDKSAEAFSGLSHEGSAALISEKDAFYNEGMFAGGITGPPKKPTEENAPSHPHGLSGIREETKFNEVKPSADIDPSTKLPDDSNAQLNVNVDYPTGQASYTETKAGGQDSYPEELTLYYLDPQGGVQGPFMGTDIVSWYEDGYFGLELPVRLAQAPDDAPFRPLSDLMPYLGHKPQSLPPVSHGGSAESPDSVHNNFEDALPTSGSFGKSDQTSKADSGNYAANPTRGDQEALVQSRTGWFPSVEAQKTEANPDIRQQRIPETVSQDAEEVLYTGRPTSGMGQSRPDFDNDRADFQLTSLDSRSGVGEANLPKQDAPRENELSPLGLLWSELEGMHPKQPLSSNVLGVNERRNPKPTAPKDIPPANIRHGPLSRMNEAPVVRDEWPANLGRLDSINDANMSGLISQVEPELGHLNYEEQMLLTQIRREQLQQEQMMGRNNLEFPGQFAGQVFDSLHQHRQSINPPAPEVEHLLRVQFELEHQQRRQQLQQEQHRQQLQQEQHQRQLQQEQHQRQLQQRQAQLLQQQQQQQQQLILEQMLQQQLQSSNFGQANMVDQVLLREQLLNDLHHQPHHFQRQHDAAIEQLIQAKFGHGHHREQHNDMLDVLSRSNQRQALPLEQQILLGLHHDQLQTQQLANAIRQHAGREEERHLSGGWPMDDPSQFIRTGTSPNQSHASRLGQFDLLQSLQRSSSVEHHDHLDRSLSMHERLHRGGQGIHSLERSGSLPGGAPLPNPDVVNALARHHGLGQMETHGDLYSAGQMPMHASGVHPQQHRLQEQLSGSHMGRLERNWSDANGQLQNSLMEASRINQLQIEAEKQRRNVEMNLPIDNPHAWASLMNNERNPEAELSDMIHQKLVLQAQQSRGFPDVPAPASFGRKDPSSLFAQPAADNPLRSSVDRLSFDDPLAERSHFSKMGHLGQDGPTTLDILPNNIEMNRKLGLRSSSATMLDMQRGEFPDVMGGSASTNQLVGNANDVARRKRQGSSANLAVEDTDFSEAVSNWVDTGIPKGSSHSLLKRTANPHAATSQAASTDLSSAIRSKKAGHASSASSDEHKMESGVTSAAHAVEATASANKEAGSFGIPPSSNQDASGPSFSEMLKSTKKPPLQYDASESADGGPGGKGTKKKAKKGKQIDPSLLGFKVHSNRILMGEIHRPDD; encoded by the exons ATGGCCGAGAGGAAGCTGGATCGATTCGCGGCGCTCGGGAAAG ATGTCCTCTCGCTCGGGATCGAGGAGGATAggtccaccgccgccgccatgggTTTCGTCGACGATCCCAAAG ATCAGCAGCACCTGGAGAACAGCATTCCTCTGTCCCCTCAGTGGCTTTATGCCAAACCAAGCGATGCCAAG ATTTCAGCGCCTCATGGGTCCTTGCTTGAACCTTCTGAGAAAGATGTGAGGATGCTTGAAGGTTCTGGGGCCAAGAAAGAGCGCCGTCGGAATGCATTTGATGCTGGCTGGCTTGATGAGGAGAGGGAGACGAGCTTACTTGGGAGGAGGGATCACAAGAAGGAAGTGGACCGGGAGGTGGAGAACCGTAAAAACGATCGCCGATCTGACAATGTTTCTGCAAGGGACAACAATGATTCGCGGGCAGCTCCAACATCTGGAAGGTGGGATGATGGCTCCACCCGAAACTCAGGGAATGAAGGTAGGCGTGATGGAAAATGGTCATTAAGATGGGGACCTGACGACAAGGAGAAGGACTCCAAACCAGAAAAGAAGATGGATGCAGAAAAGGATGAACCTCATGGTGAGAAACAGACACTTCCTGTAAGGCTGCTGCCTGAGTCAGACTCCCGTGATAAATGGAGACCTCGTCACCGGCAGGAGACTCAGAACAGTGGTACAGCGACATACCGTGCTGCTCCAGGATTTGGATTGGAGAAAGGACGTGTGAAGGAATCGAATGTTGGTTTTGCCCCTGGAAGAGGCAGGGCAAACCCCAACTCAGTTCCATCCTTCAGCCGTCCATCATCTGCTGGGCCAATTGGTGCTCCACCTGTGTATGGGAGGCGTGCGGCAACTGCTGGTGCTTTTCGCTACCCAAGGGGTAAACTTCTTGACATATACAGGCAACAAAAGGTTGTGCAGTCATTTGAAGATGGCCGACGGATGCTGGAAGAAGTTCCTCCGATAACACTCTCTACTTCTGTTAAGCCACTAGCCTTTGTCACCCCTGATAACAATGAAGAG GTTGTTTTGGAAGATATTAGGAAAGGCAGGGTCACCAGCAGTGAAGCGACGAATACAACTGCACTCCAAAAGGAGAGAAACAAAGATCTTGAAG CTTTTGGTATTGATGCCAACAAGGATAAAAGCGCTGAAGCATTTAGCGGGTTAAGTCATGAAGGATCTGCTGCCTTAATATCAGAGAAGGATGCTTTTTACAATGAAGGGATGTTCGCAGGTGGTATTACAGGCCCACCAAAGAAGCCTACCGAGGAAAATGCTCCCAGTCATCCACATGGACTTTCTGGCATCAGGGAAGAGACAAAGTTTAATGAGGTCAAGCCAAGTGCTGATATCGATCCTAGCACTAAGTTACCTGATGATTCAAATGCTCAGTTGAATGTAAATGTTGACTATCCTACTGGCCAGGCTAGTTACACTGAAACAAAAGCTGGTGGCCAGGATAGTTACCCAGAGGAGTTGACCCTATACTATCTGGATCCCCAAGGAGGTGTGCAGGGTCCATTTATGGGTACTGATATAGTCTCCTGGTATGAAGATGGATATTTTGGATTGGAGCTACCTGTGCGTCTAGCTCAGGCTCCAGATGATGCTCCTTTTCGCCCACTTTCCGACCTCATGCCGTACCTTGGACATAAGCCCCAATCTCTCCCACCTGTATCCCATGGTGGAAGTGCTGAATCTCCGGATTCTGTACATAACAATTTTGAAGATGCGCTTCCTACTTCTGGTTCTTTTGGGAAGAGTGATCAGACATCTAAGGCAGACTCTGGAAATTATGCAGCCAATCCTACAAGAGGTGACCAGGAAGCTCTGGTACAATCCCGTACTGGTTGGTTCCCCTCAGTTGAAGCACAAAAGACTGAAGCAAACCCAGATATTCGTCAGCAGCGCATTCCTGAAACTGTGAGTCAGGATGCTGAAG AAGTGTTGTACACCGGGAGGCCTACCAGTGGCATGGGTCAATCTCGACCAGATTTTGATAATGACCGTGCAGATTTCCAATTGACATCATTGGATTCCCGTTCTGGGGTGGGGGAAGCTAATTTGCCCAAGCAGGATGCCCCTAGAGAGAATGAACTCAGCCCTCTTGGTTTGCTTTGGTCTGAGCTGGAAGGGATGCATCCAAAGCAGCCTCTCTCATCAAATGTGCTTGGTGTAAATGAGCGGAGAAATCCCAAGCCGACAGCTCCCAAGGACATTCCACCTGCAAATATCAGGCATGGGCCACTTAGCCGGATGAATGAAGCCCCTGTTGTGCGTGATGAGTGGCCTGCTAACCTTGGACGGCTGGACAGCATCAATGATGCAAACATGTCGGGGCTAATTTCCCAGGTTGAACCTGAGCTAGGTCATCTGAATTATGAGGAGCAAATGCTACTTACACAGATTCGAAGGGAGCAACTGCAGCAGGAACAAATGATGGGTCGTAACAATCTGGAATTTCCTGGACAATTTGCAGGGCAGGTATTTGATTCATTGCATCAACACAGACAGTCCATCAATCCACCGGCTCCTGAGGTGGAGCACCTTTTGAGAGTCCAGTTTGAACTTGAACACCAGCAGCGACGCCAACAGCTTCAGCAGGAGCAGCACCGCCAGCAGCTTCAGCAAGAGCAGCACCAGAGGCAGCTTCAGCAGGAGCAACACCAAAGGCAGCTTCAGCAGCGCCAAGCCCAGCTGCTgcaacagcaacagcagcaacaacagcagcTGATTCTTGAACAAATGTTGCAGCAGCAGTTGCAGAGTTCAAACTTCGGACAAGCTAACATGGTCGATCAAGTGTTACTCCGGGAACAGTTATTGAATGACTTGCATCATCAACCCCATCATTTTCAAAGGCAGCATGATGCAGCTATTGAACAACTCATTCAAGCAAAATTTGGGCATGGCCATCATAGGGAGCAACACAATGATATGCTAGATGTTCTCTCACGTTCAAACCAGAGGCAGGCGCTTCCTTTGGAGCAGCAAATTCTTTTAGGGCTGCACCATGATCAGCTCCAAACACAACAATTGGCCAATGCTATAAGACAACATGCGGGCAGGGAGGAAGAACGGCATTTAAGTGGGGGCTGGCCAATGGATGATCCTAGCCAATTTATCCGCACAGGAACTAGTCCAAATCAAAGCCATGCCTCCAGACTTGGTCAATTCGATCTTCTGCAGTCCCTTCAGAGGTCGTCATCTGTGGAGCATCATGACCATCTCGACCGAAGCCTATCTATGCATGAACGATTGCATAGGGGAGGTCAAGGTATTCACTCCCTTGAGCGGTCTGGCTCTTTGCCTGGTGGTGCTCCTTTACCAAATCCTGATGTTGTAAATGCCCTAGCACGTCATCATGGCCTCGGTCAGATGGAAACACATGGTGATCTATATTCTGCAGGCCAGATGCCTATGCATGCCTCAGGGGTTCATCCCCAGCAACACAGGCTGCAGGAGCAGCTGTCAGGTTCTCACATGGGAAGGCTGGAAAGGAACTGGTCAGATGCCAATGGGCAATTGCAAAATAGCCTGATGGAAGCTTCACGCATCAACCAGTTGCAAATTGAAGCAGAGAAGCAGAGGAGGAATGTGGAAATGAACCTTCCCATTGACAACCCACATGCATGGGCATCCCTTATGAACAATGAGAGGAACCCAGAAGCTGAATTGAGTGATATGATTCATCAAAAACTGGTTCTTCAAGCACAGCAATCTCGTGGTTTCCCTGATGTTCCGGCGCCGGCATCATTTGGACGTAAAGACCCTTCTTCACTCTTTGCACAGCCTGCTGCAGATAACCCTTTAAGATCATCTGTTGACAGGTTGTCTTTTGATGATCCACTTGCAGAAAGGTCACATTTCTCAAAAATGGGGCACTTGGGACAGGATGGACCAACTACTCTAGATATTTTACCGAACAATATTGAGATGAACCGGAAACTCGGCCTCAGATCAAGCTCTGCGACAATGCTTGATATGCAAAGGGGAGAATTCCCAGATGTGATGGGTGGCAGTGCATCAACTAATCAATTGGTTGGGAATGCCAATGATGTAGCCAGGAGGAAAAGGCAGGGTTCTAGTGCAAACTTGGCAGTGGAGGACACTGATTTTTCTGAAGCGGTCAGCAACTG GGTTGATACTGGCATCCCAAAGGGAAGCTCCCATTCCCTGCTAAAGCGCACAGCAAACCCACACGCTGCTACCTCGCAGGCAGCGTCAACGGATCTGTCTTCAGCCATTAGGTCCAAGAAGGCAGGCCATGCTTCTTCTGCATCTTCTGATG AGCATAAGATGGAATCTGGAGTCACCTCAGCAGCCCATGCCGTTGAAGCCACTGCTTCAGCCAACAAAGAGGCAGGGTCGTTCGGCATCCCACCTAGCAGCAATCAGGACGCCTCTGGTCCTTCGTTCAGTGAGATGCTCAAGAGCACAAAGAAGCCCCCCTTGCAGTATGACGCCTCTGAATCCGCCGACGGCGGCCCTGGCGGCAAGGGCACAAAGAAGAAAGCAAAGAAAGGAAAGCAGATCGACCCTTCGCTTCTCGGGTTCAAGGTCCACAGCAACCGCATCTTGATGGGCGAGATCCACCGCCCTGACGACTAA